One part of the Nitrospira defluvii genome encodes these proteins:
- a CDS encoding IS5 family transposase, which produces MPQQTFAEVSFEQYRKPTRRERFLAEMNRIVPWVELVAAIEPVYPKAEGPGRPPVGVERMLRLHCLQQWFNLSDPAVEEALYDSRTLRQFVGIDLGREPVPDETTICKFRHLLETHQLGKQLFAQIGEYLAKQGLQVSRGTIVDATIIAAPSSTKNRTKERDPEMHQTKKGNQWYFGMKAHIGVDSRTKLIHSVAATAANVHDSQMLPQLLHGQETRVWGDAAYSGQRDVIQHHAPHAQSFIEAKAHRHRPLSEDERARNRTKSKVRAKVEHVFLVIKRIFGWAKVRYRGLAKNTHWLFISCGLANLYVARRQLLAEA; this is translated from the coding sequence ATGCCGCAGCAGACATTTGCCGAGGTCTCGTTCGAACAGTATCGCAAGCCCACTCGCCGCGAGCGGTTCCTCGCCGAAATGAACCGCATCGTGCCGTGGGTGGAATTGGTGGCAGCAATCGAGCCGGTCTATCCCAAGGCCGAAGGCCCAGGGCGTCCGCCGGTGGGCGTCGAACGCATGCTGCGCCTCCATTGTCTGCAACAGTGGTTCAACCTGTCGGACCCCGCGGTGGAGGAGGCGCTGTACGACTCGCGCACCCTGCGGCAGTTCGTGGGTATTGATCTGGGCCGCGAGCCTGTGCCGGATGAGACGACGATCTGCAAGTTTCGGCATCTGTTGGAAACCCACCAGTTGGGCAAGCAGCTTTTTGCGCAGATCGGGGAGTATCTGGCGAAGCAGGGCCTGCAGGTGAGCCGAGGGACCATCGTGGATGCCACCATTATTGCGGCGCCCAGTTCGACGAAGAATCGCACGAAGGAACGGGATCCAGAGATGCATCAGACGAAGAAGGGGAACCAGTGGTATTTCGGCATGAAGGCCCATATCGGCGTGGATAGTCGGACCAAACTGATTCATTCGGTCGCGGCCACGGCGGCCAATGTGCATGACAGCCAGATGTTGCCCCAGTTGCTGCATGGGCAGGAGACCCGCGTGTGGGGGGATGCCGCCTACAGCGGGCAACGCGACGTGATTCAGCACCACGCGCCCCATGCCCAGAGCTTCATCGAGGCCAAAGCCCATCGTCATCGGCCTCTGAGTGAGGACGAGCGGGCGAGGAACCGGACGAAGTCGAAGGTGCGTGCCAAAGTCGAGCATGTGTTCTTGGTGATCAAGCGGATCTTTGGATGGGCCAAAGTCCGCTACCGCGGGCTGGCGAAGAACACCCACTGGCTGTTCATCAGCTGCGGCTTGGCGAATCTGTATGTGGCACGACGGCAGCTATTGGCAGAGGCCTAG